The following DNA comes from Thiohalobacter sp..
GGTTGCCCATTCCATAATCGATGACGACGACGCTGCTCATGGCGATGACTGGCTGCGCGCGGGATCAGGCCGGGGCCCGTGCAGGCACCGGCGGCTCAGAGACTCCCCTTGGTCGAGGGCACCACGCCGCTCATGCGCGGATCCGGTTCCACCGCCATGCGCACGGCACGGCCGAAGGCCTTGAATACCGTCTCTGCGATGTGGTGGGCATTGCGGCCCCGCAGGCAGTCGATGTGCAGGGTCGCGGGGGCATGATTGACGAAGCCCTGGAAGAATTCGTGGACCAGGTCCACGTCGAAATCGCCGATGCGGGCACGCGGGAAGCTCACCCCGTACTCCAGGCCGGGGCGGCCGGAGAAGTCGATGACCACCCGCGCCAGGGCCTCGTCCAGCGGCACGTAGGCGTGGCCGTAGCGGCGGATGCCCTTCTTGTCGCCCAGCGCCCGGGACATGGCCTGGCCCAGGGTGATGCCGATGTCCTCGACCGTGTGGTGGGCGTCGATGTGCAGATCGCCCGTGGCGCGGATGTCGAGATCGATCAGCCCGTGGCGGGCGATCTGGTCGAGCATGTGCTCCAGGAAAGGGACGCCTGTCTCGAACCGGGCCTTGCCGCTGCCGTCCAGGTCGAGACGCACCTCGATCCGGGTCTCGAGGGTTTCGCGCCTCACGTGCGCCTCG
Coding sequences within:
- the hisB gene encoding imidazoleglycerol-phosphate dehydratase HisB, yielding MSQREAHVRRETLETRIEVRLDLDGSGKARFETGVPFLEHMLDQIARHGLIDLDIRATGDLHIDAHHTVEDIGITLGQAMSRALGDKKGIRRYGHAYVPLDEALARVVIDFSGRPGLEYGVSFPRARIGDFDVDLVHEFFQGFVNHAPATLHIDCLRGRNAHHIAETVFKAFGRAVRMAVEPDPRMSGVVPSTKGSL